acttcgaaaatgttataaaaatcataaaattcgAAAAGAAGATGAATAAAGCTGTGAACTTAACGAGatcatgaaaaatgaaagaaaacaattattacTTGAAAGTTAAAGATTGAAATAGAAGTTGTAAACATAAtgctgtaaaaaaaataattgttaaataatgttTGTAAATAAGAGTTTGAAAATTGTTTAGAGAGTGAATAAATAACTATAGACCTTAATTTCAAATGAGAAATACTTACGAATAACTTTTAttcatatttctatttattagtttttttattttttcaactaTTCAAAATTGTAAAGTCCTTCCCATCTTATTCATAATTGCTGATTTGgttatcaatatttttcttctttaagcATTTTTCAGTCTTTATATGTGCATCTCAAACTTAAGTTTTAGATTTCAAGTTAATTGTTTAGTTTGTGTTAAAGTATATTTATGAGTAGTTCTTTTactttacaagaaatttaaaaaaaatatattcacttTTAAATGTACATAATTAATTGCCTGCCTTTGAATTGAAACACAGAACAGTCATCAAAATTTGCAAACTATATTATGTTTAATCGGCAACTCTTtcgagaaataaaataattttctgaaGTTGATTTTAATATGTTGTATAGATTCTCCcatctttttaaatatagaaCTTCCATTTATCTCTAAAATTCActagtatataaaataatttataattgttatttattttgagttaaaaaaaataaaacaaatatgtttaaagaataaaaacttatttattttataattgttagTTTTATCTAACTCGACATGATTTAATATTGTTTAGGTATGGAGTTGACATATATATGAATACAAACTTTTAAACCATAACAAAGGATGGTAATTGTCTCAATCTTACGACCAGAGTAATAGATTGAATTCTAAATCAAAAGACTTTCTCACTCTCCAATTCTTGTACGATGGAAATtacaaaataagataataacGTTGTTTTAAATGCACACCTCTCTTCTCTAATCTACTCATAAACACAGAcgattataaactaaaataatgtaCCTGTTCtgttttggattattttttttattacatactCGTTTATCATATAACCATAAGATCacttgtaaattatttttatcaaatagaaaaaaaaaattaattattttaatatcaagtTAACGTTCGATATGATTTAAATGCCACTGATGTAGTGGGTAGTCTGGCAAAAAAAATGTGTAGCCTCGAGAAGCGTGGAAATGTGTGGGTCCTCACGCTGGCCGGAGATGACCCCCAGCACCGTCTCAATCCAACCCTAATCGATTCTCTGGCCTCCGCCCTTTCTCGTCTCGCCTCTCACGCCACCCCCGGTTCCGTCCTCCTCACCACCGCCCAAGGCAAATTCTTCTCCAACGGCTTCGATCTCGCCTGGGCCCGCGCCGCATCATCTCCCTCCGCGGCCTTCGGTCGCCTCCAGTCACTCGTTGAATCCTTCAGGCCCATCGTCGCCGCGCTCATCTCCCTTCCCATGCCAACCATCGCCGCCGTCAACGGCCACGCCTCCGCAGCCGGGTTCATGCTCGCGTTTAGCCACGACTACGTTCTGATGCGCGGCGACCGCGGTGTGCTCTATATGCCGGAGGTGGACCTCGGGCTGCCGCTGCCGGACTACTTCACCGCCGTGATGAGGTCGAAGATGAAGTCGGGGGCGGTGCTGCGTGACTTGTTACTGGGCGGCGCAAAGATGACGGGGGCTGAGGCAGTGAAGATGGGGATCGTGGATTCGGCGCACGATAGCGAGGAGAGCACGGTGGAGGCTGCGATACGCCTGGGGGAGCAGTTAGCTGGAAGGAAATGGGTGGGTGAAGTTTACGCAGAGATAAGAAAGAGTTTGTATCCTGTTGCGTGCAACGCTCTGGGTTTGACTCAGAAAGCGATCGTATCCAAGATCTGAAATCTCATTCTCACCACTCTTTCTCCAATTCTCTTCCACCTTTTTTATTTCTGCTTTCATCTTATCAGAAGGATCCCATCTTTTATTCTATTCAATAAGGCCTTCTTATCCTCTTTCTCTATCATCtacattcatttttctttttctctcttcaataTCTATCTAtgttttataaacattttaatattattaacatCTTATCCAATTTTAATCTTGAAGTTAAACTTCGGCAGTTTCATTATGCATCTCCAATTATTTTAtcatgcattttcatttttttttaaattctaaaacttTCTTTTACAATTCAAAAAAGCAtacatcatattttaaaatttaatgagaaaaagtgtaagatttttttagaaattgaaaatataagatGAAAGCTATAGGATGAAATAGTCTTAAACTTTTgatctattaattattatttctataattgTCATGAATAAATTAACAAACCCGTTTTCTCCTGTTATAGGCCCACATAGAAAGATAGTGCAGGTTGAAGCAAATCACAAGTGATTGTTTCTTTCTGCACTCCATCTAATTTTTTCCTGCAACCCATCAATTGGGATTTTGCTTTTCTTCTGATCAAAATTTCCAGAAACAGTGACAGAGTGGTGAAAGAAATTTGATGGGATGCAGGAAGAAACACCCATCACAAGTGTttttaaaggattttttttaaaaataaataaaaaaacaaggaTGTTTGATGGGATGTGATGGAAAAATACGATGTCTCCATCTCCACAGAGAAGAGTTGCTTCGCTTATCCGCGTTTCACTTAACTGGATTGCGTTTCCATCAAATCACTCATCCTCCATATTCTCACGCAccttaataatttaatgaatgATTATTATGATCGTTGTCCATGCCATGTCGGAGGTTGGAATCAATTCTACTATCAACTAATCCGAAACAAACATGCACTCAAGAAAAAATGACCCTTTCACTACCCTAATTACATGTCCAATTTCTGCATAATATACCTCTACGCATCTTTTCGGCTCTTTCAAGTGTTGTGTGAATGACCATTTTATGGAAGAAATACTGAATATATTTgtcaataacaataaattttcGGGTCTCTTCTTTTTACTTATATAACAGCTCAGTTTCTTTGACTAGAagattgaaaaaggaaaaggaaaagaaaatattccGGTCAGTAGAAACCAGTAACGCTCTTTTATtcgttaattatatattatgttgttTGACATTTTGATCGATGAAAGCAAAATCTTCTCTGGGATTTCACACCATTGATCATTATTTAGTAGAGGGTGGTGATTGTGCACtaagaaaggaggagaagaatgcgaGTGAGTTGCTTGGTTTGAAACATGGCACTGCATGGCCAGCTCCTCGAAATGTCGCAAATGTTAGCCCCTCGTATTCCTGATACCACCCACTTACCTGTTCCAACTCAAAGACAGTATATAGATAATtgttaaataagaaaaaggaagcaGTGTGCCTTTAATTCATGATCTCTTACCTCCTTTTGATGGTACCAAGGTCTCCATTTCTTAGTGATAGGCAAATCTAGAATACTTAAGCTGTATCTTGTGGACAGCACTGGCACCCTTCCATCAGTGTCTCCACTGAACAGTCAACAATGAGAAAACATGGCAGCAGAGGACCTTTGTTTGAATTACAAGGTTGAAATAGAATAGTTTCAATTACCTGTATATCCAAATCTTAAGTCCAGCTGAAATCAGCTTCTTGTAGATTGGGATAACAGAAGTCTGTGATTGTTTCCAGCGCTTGAATATGCTGTCACTGATATGGATTGACCATTAAAATAGCTGTTAATTAATTTAGAGAAAAGACTGCAAAACATTCTATATTACTTCTcacatcataataaattaagttGTTCAAACTTATATTTGGTCAAATACTTCTAACAAGGCCAAAAGAAAGTGAACATGAAAGTACTTGCAAATGCTCCAATTCCTGAGATTTTGCCCATCACTGGCATGCAGAGCCTTCTGAACATCTGGTTTATTGTAAAATGTTTTAGCATAGTCATCCAAACATGGGTCATAACCACCCATGATTCGTGGCATCTGTCAATTAACCAAACCCACATGTGTGTCAGTACAGTATATACCTTATATACACCGTTAAACCTCACATTTGActcataattcaatttttctcGCTTGATTGaacttattcatttttataatataaaattctaatattttctttctttatctttataaCAGATATTCGTTTGAATGCATTTTGGTAATGAAATGGTCATACAAGTAACATAAGGCAACTTTTGTTAAAAGTAAAGTCTCTCAATTCCActgtatatatgtttgtatagAGTGTAGTCCGATGATGTTTTGTTTGATCATAACTAACCATTTTAGATGAGCGAAGCATGACCATTTGCATGGATCGATCGTTTGAACGTGCTGTACTGGCGAA
Above is a genomic segment from Vigna radiata var. radiata cultivar VC1973A chromosome 10, Vradiata_ver6, whole genome shotgun sequence containing:
- the LOC106775250 gene encoding enoyl-CoA delta isomerase 2, peroxisomal, with translation MCSLEKRGNVWVLTLAGDDPQHRLNPTLIDSLASALSRLASHATPGSVLLTTAQGKFFSNGFDLAWARAASSPSAAFGRLQSLVESFRPIVAALISLPMPTIAAVNGHASAAGFMLAFSHDYVLMRGDRGVLYMPEVDLGLPLPDYFTAVMRSKMKSGAVLRDLLLGGAKMTGAEAVKMGIVDSAHDSEESTVEAAIRLGEQLAGRKWVGEVYAEIRKSLYPVACNALGLTQKAIVSKI